In Bacillus sp. DX3.1, the following proteins share a genomic window:
- a CDS encoding YfhD family protein, producing the protein MNKKSIQQNKTSDGIDVEFSRELADQNDLEANARADAADARQKHQAKQK; encoded by the coding sequence ATGAATAAAAAAAGTATACAACAAAACAAAACTTCTGATGGCATTGATGTTGAGTTTTCTCGTGAACTCGCTGATCAAAATGATTTAGAAGCAAATGCACGTGCAGATGCCGCCGATGCACGTCAAAAACACCAAGCAAAACAAAAATAA
- a CDS encoding aldehyde dehydrogenase family protein: MSQLAVNLHEKVEKFLQGTKKLYINGAFVESASGKTFKTPNPATGETLAIVSEAGREDIHKAVVAARQAFDEGPWSRMSTAERSRLMYKLADLMEEHKEELAQLETLDNGKPIRETLAADVPLAIEHMRYYAGWATKIVGQTIPVSGEYFNYTRHEAVGVVGQIIPWNFPLLMAMWKMGAALATGCTIVLKPAEQTPLSALYLAELFEEAGFPKGVVNIVPGYGESAGQALVNHPLVDKIAFTGSTPVGKLIMKQASESLKRVTLELGGKSPNIILPDADLSRAIPAALSGVMFNQGQVCCAGSRLFIPKKMYDNVMADLVLYSKKLTQGAGLDPETTIGPLVSQEQQNRVMGYIEKGIEEGAEVLVGGNKPYEQGYFVSPTIFADVNDEMTIAKEEIFGPVISALPFNDIDEVIERANKSSFGLAAGVWTENVKNAHYVASKVRAGTVWVNCYNVFDAASPFGGFKQSGLGREMGSYALNNYTEVKSVWVNLN, translated from the coding sequence ATGAGTCAACTAGCTGTGAATCTTCATGAAAAAGTAGAGAAATTCTTACAAGGAACGAAGAAATTATATATAAACGGAGCGTTCGTTGAAAGCGCTTCTGGTAAAACGTTTAAAACGCCTAATCCAGCAACTGGTGAAACATTAGCTATCGTTTCAGAAGCCGGTCGCGAAGATATTCATAAAGCAGTCGTAGCTGCAAGACAAGCATTCGATGAAGGTCCATGGTCACGAATGAGCACTGCAGAGCGCAGCCGTCTGATGTACAAGCTCGCAGACTTAATGGAAGAACATAAAGAAGAATTGGCACAACTTGAAACATTGGATAACGGTAAACCAATCCGTGAAACGCTAGCAGCAGATGTTCCTCTTGCAATTGAGCATATGCGTTATTACGCTGGATGGGCAACAAAAATTGTTGGTCAAACAATCCCAGTCTCCGGAGAATACTTTAACTACACACGCCATGAAGCAGTTGGTGTTGTCGGTCAAATCATTCCATGGAACTTCCCACTATTAATGGCAATGTGGAAAATGGGAGCTGCTCTTGCAACTGGATGTACAATCGTCTTAAAACCAGCAGAGCAAACACCACTCTCAGCTCTATACTTGGCTGAATTATTTGAAGAAGCTGGCTTCCCGAAAGGCGTTGTCAATATCGTACCTGGATACGGTGAATCAGCTGGACAAGCTCTTGTGAATCATCCTCTCGTCGATAAAATTGCATTTACAGGTTCCACTCCAGTCGGGAAACTAATTATGAAACAAGCTTCTGAATCATTAAAACGCGTTACATTAGAGCTCGGTGGTAAATCACCAAACATCATCTTACCAGATGCTGATTTATCACGTGCTATTCCAGCAGCACTTTCTGGTGTTATGTTTAACCAAGGACAAGTATGCTGCGCGGGCTCACGCTTATTTATTCCAAAGAAAATGTATGATAATGTCATGGCTGACCTTGTTCTGTATTCAAAGAAATTAACACAAGGCGCGGGCTTAGATCCAGAAACAACGATTGGACCGCTTGTATCACAAGAGCAACAAAACCGTGTTATGGGCTATATTGAAAAAGGCATTGAAGAAGGTGCAGAAGTACTTGTTGGTGGAAACAAGCCTTATGAGCAAGGGTACTTTGTTTCACCAACGATATTTGCAGATGTAAATGACGAAATGACAATTGCGAAAGAAGAAATTTTCGGCCCAGTCATTTCTGCATTACCGTTTAATGATATTGATGAAGTCATTGAGCGTGCAAATAAATCTTCATTTGGCTTAGCTGCTGGTGTATGGACAGAAAATGTAAAAAATGCACACTACGTTGCAAGTAAAGTTCGTGCTGGCACAGTGTGGGTTAACTGTTATAACGTCTTTGATGCAGCATCTCCATTTGGAGGCTTTAAGCAATCTGGTCTTGGACGTGAAATGGGTTCCTATGCATTAAATAACTATACAGAAGTAAAAAGTGTTTGGGTTAACCTAAACTAA
- the fabG gene encoding 3-oxoacyl-ACP reductase FabG: protein MEFLKGKTAVVTGAAQGIGKEIACTFAKLGAKVLISDVNEEKLRETTNEFLEQGYEVSLYACDVSNQNEAKSLIEYAVQTFGKLHILVNNAGITRDAMLHKMEKAAWEQVLQVNLTGVFYCMQPALLYMRQQQYGRIINISSISWQGNIGQANYAATKAGVIGLTKTAAKEVGTFGITCNAICPGFMDTNMTKTIPDKVKEKMIGAIPVGRIGTPQDIANAAAFFASEHASYITGEVLNVSGGLQV from the coding sequence ATGGAGTTTTTAAAAGGGAAAACAGCTGTCGTAACAGGAGCTGCACAAGGGATAGGAAAAGAAATTGCTTGTACATTTGCAAAATTAGGGGCGAAGGTTCTAATTAGTGATGTGAACGAGGAGAAATTAAGGGAAACGACAAATGAATTTTTAGAACAAGGATATGAAGTTAGCTTATATGCTTGTGATGTGAGTAATCAAAATGAAGCAAAATCGCTAATTGAATATGCTGTACAAACGTTTGGTAAATTACATATTTTAGTTAATAACGCTGGCATTACAAGAGATGCGATGTTACATAAGATGGAGAAAGCGGCATGGGAACAAGTGTTACAAGTGAATTTGACAGGCGTGTTTTATTGTATGCAACCAGCACTTCTTTATATGAGACAACAACAATACGGCCGCATTATTAATATTTCTTCGATCAGCTGGCAAGGAAATATTGGACAAGCGAATTATGCGGCAACGAAAGCAGGGGTTATTGGTTTAACAAAAACAGCGGCAAAAGAAGTAGGTACATTTGGTATAACGTGTAATGCGATTTGTCCAGGCTTTATGGATACAAATATGACAAAGACGATACCAGATAAAGTGAAGGAAAAGATGATCGGGGCAATTCCAGTAGGTAGAATTGGAACGCCACAAGATATTGCAAACGCCGCAGCCTTTTTTGCATCAGAGCATGCTTCTTACATTACAGGAGAGGTTCTGAATGTTAGCGGAGGATTGCAAGTGTAA
- a CDS encoding nucleoside hydrolase, producing MELKAMKKILFLGDPGIDDSLAIMYGLLHPEIEIVGIVTGYGNVKQEKATSNAAYLLQLAGREDISIINGAKMPLSGEFTTYYPEIHGPEGLGPIRPPKTIRPNIKPFCEIFDIINRYKNEIILVDAGRLTSLATAFILEKDVMKNVKEYYSMGGAFLVPGNVTPVAEANFHGDAIAANLVMQHAKNLTLIPLNVTNEAIIIPETVKYIAKHSKTQFNKLIEPIFKYYYKAYQKMNPKISGSPIHDVVTMMAVVDSSFIEYVYRRVDIDLEGSAEGESIADFRPQPDAKALQKWVRIGWSLNYKKFLENFVRIMT from the coding sequence ATGGAGTTGAAGGCCATGAAAAAAATTCTTTTTTTAGGGGATCCCGGTATTGATGATTCTTTAGCAATTATGTATGGCTTGTTGCATCCTGAAATTGAAATTGTTGGTATTGTCACTGGATACGGAAATGTGAAGCAAGAGAAAGCAACGAGTAACGCTGCTTATTTGCTGCAACTCGCTGGTAGAGAAGACATTTCGATTATTAACGGAGCTAAAATGCCGTTATCTGGTGAATTTACAACGTACTATCCTGAAATTCATGGACCAGAAGGATTGGGACCGATTCGCCCGCCAAAAACAATTCGCCCAAATATTAAACCATTTTGTGAAATCTTTGATATTATTAATCGTTATAAAAATGAAATTATTCTTGTTGATGCAGGGAGATTGACAAGTTTAGCAACAGCATTTATTTTGGAGAAAGATGTAATGAAAAATGTAAAAGAATATTATAGTATGGGCGGGGCCTTTCTTGTTCCAGGAAATGTTACTCCTGTAGCAGAGGCAAATTTTCATGGTGATGCAATTGCTGCGAATTTAGTGATGCAACATGCAAAGAATTTGACACTGATTCCACTTAATGTAACAAATGAGGCGATTATTATCCCGGAAACTGTAAAGTATATTGCAAAACATTCGAAAACACAATTTAATAAGCTAATTGAACCAATTTTTAAATATTATTATAAAGCATATCAGAAAATGAACCCGAAAATATCAGGCAGTCCAATTCATGATGTTGTAACGATGATGGCTGTTGTAGATTCTTCTTTTATTGAGTATGTATATCGTAGGGTTGATATAGATTTGGAAGGAAGCGCCGAAGGAGAAAGTATTGCTGATTTTCGTCCCCAACCTGATGCAAAAGCGTTGCAGAAGTGGGTGAGAATTGGCTGGAGTTTAAATTATAAAAAATTTCTTGAAAATTTCGTTCGAATTATGACATAG
- a CDS encoding DUF2515 family protein has translation MHHNDQKRKWNGGSKVSPYSLLDVKDELKKKSKNKQTSIKTCKLTEEETILIHEIKERTRQLNKNNVTRTRAYYQFYLRCPEIHWALLGHMVSRNGGWNMTDLKGELYTRLLSEKDQLTFFSFLERGNWLIFQDVYPQFLVYEQSVKKSKGLFHLLPLFNVSTFMETMWNHFWRTSNHYTLAIATIINEQSYLEKRVIQNAHFKRTVLNSVGFKFFDFFRFNHILFPFYEDKTKQKILLFGDTMTHFTSLHERILLGKRLYSLLFRNENILSKVVNWAHDHPHTGSRKDYWPHLFSDINESFSREFYKRRTKKCQLRKGTDRLYSPRLIYAWKDLNHEEAESGDWFEDWHIVDYLIDKGENTNGKINDEYCKTLEKIELAILAKKNVLLREEETEE, from the coding sequence ATGCACCACAACGATCAGAAAAGGAAATGGAATGGGGGTTCCAAAGTGAGCCCGTATTCTCTTTTAGATGTAAAAGATGAATTAAAGAAAAAAAGTAAAAACAAACAGACTTCTATTAAAACATGTAAATTAACGGAAGAAGAGACAATACTAATCCATGAAATTAAAGAACGAACAAGACAACTCAACAAAAATAATGTGACGAGAACACGTGCTTATTATCAGTTTTACCTCCGATGCCCAGAAATACACTGGGCCCTACTTGGACACATGGTATCTCGTAACGGTGGTTGGAATATGACGGATTTAAAAGGCGAGTTATATACAAGACTATTGTCAGAAAAAGATCAACTCACCTTCTTTTCTTTTCTAGAACGAGGAAACTGGTTAATCTTCCAGGATGTGTACCCACAATTTTTAGTGTATGAACAAAGTGTTAAAAAATCCAAAGGACTGTTTCATCTTCTACCACTTTTCAATGTATCAACGTTTATGGAAACGATGTGGAACCATTTTTGGAGAACAAGCAATCACTATACATTAGCCATTGCGACTATTATTAATGAACAAAGCTATTTAGAAAAAAGGGTTATTCAAAATGCACATTTTAAAAGGACCGTACTAAATAGTGTTGGATTCAAATTTTTTGACTTTTTTCGTTTTAATCATATCCTTTTTCCATTCTATGAAGATAAGACTAAACAAAAAATATTATTATTTGGCGATACAATGACACATTTCACCTCCCTGCATGAGCGGATTTTGTTGGGTAAGCGATTATACTCACTGTTGTTTCGCAATGAGAATATCTTATCAAAAGTAGTAAATTGGGCTCATGACCATCCACATACTGGTTCGCGAAAAGACTACTGGCCCCATTTGTTTTCTGATATAAATGAATCATTTTCTCGTGAATTTTATAAACGTCGGACAAAAAAATGTCAATTAAGAAAAGGTACGGATCGTTTATACAGTCCGCGATTAATATATGCATGGAAAGATCTTAATCATGAAGAAGCGGAAAGCGGAGACTGGTTTGAAGACTGGCATATCGTGGACTATTTAATCGATAAGGGAGAAAATACAAATGGAAAGATTAATGATGAATATTGCAAAACACTTGAAAAAATTGAACTTGCAATTCTGGCAAAAAAAAATGTCCTTCTCAGAGAAGAAGAAACAGAAGAGTAA
- a CDS encoding CBO0543 family protein, which produces MSFSEKKKQKSNHLAFVVTIIFSYFIGTYLDLLFVSKQMYTFPVRPFPDIFTINVAFTLLILPIFTALFLRIAKTLSAFSRILFIVLIGLCASVSEQFAENLGWFTHSEAWHHSYSFFGYMIFMLLIWKIYRWFQ; this is translated from the coding sequence ATGTCCTTCTCAGAGAAGAAGAAACAGAAGAGTAATCATCTGGCATTTGTAGTCACCATCATTTTCTCTTATTTCATTGGAACGTATTTAGACTTACTATTTGTCAGTAAACAAATGTATACCTTCCCAGTAAGACCATTCCCAGATATATTTACAATCAATGTCGCTTTTACATTATTGATATTGCCAATCTTTACTGCGCTCTTTTTACGAATCGCAAAAACGTTGTCTGCATTTTCAAGAATCCTGTTTATCGTTTTGATTGGACTTTGTGCAAGTGTATCCGAACAATTTGCTGAAAACTTAGGATGGTTCACTCATAGCGAAGCATGGCATCATTCTTATTCTTTTTTCGGATACATGATTTTCATGCTCCTTATATGGAAGATTTATCGATGGTTTCAATAA
- the panF gene encoding sodium/pantothenate symporter has translation MNWYVIIPMIISFIIVFLIGVYASKRVQATAHNKFLQEYFLGGRELGGLLLAMTMIATYGSASSFIGGPGIAYNMGLGWVLLSAIQVVTGYIVLTVIGKKFAIIARKMEAITLIDYLKGRYNHKGVVILSALCIIIFLFSATVAQWVGGGRLIESLTGLSYTTSLFLFTFSVLVYVLIGGFRAVALSDTLLGIIMLVGTTIILIATIVAGGGIEKIMQELVQINPNLITPFGADGSLTKTYVTSFWILIGVGVVGLPQISVRAMSYKNSKAMHQALIIGTVVVGTIMIGMHLTGVFARVVLPGVTVPDKVMPLLAMKVLPPWLAGIFLAAPMAAIMSTVNSLLLLVSSSIIKDIYVNYVNENAAATVVKKGSLWITAIVGLLVYAAAIKPPDFLIWLNLFSFGGLEAAFIWPIVLGLYWKRGNAVGAIASIIVGVGSYIIVHLFLPNPFGIHTVVFPICFAFIAYVIGSVLTAKK, from the coding sequence ATGAACTGGTATGTAATAATCCCAATGATAATTTCTTTTATCATTGTATTTTTAATAGGTGTATATGCATCAAAACGCGTGCAAGCAACCGCCCATAATAAATTTTTACAAGAATACTTTCTTGGTGGACGTGAACTTGGCGGTTTATTATTAGCGATGACAATGATTGCGACATATGGTAGTGCAAGTAGCTTTATTGGGGGCCCGGGTATTGCCTATAATATGGGACTTGGCTGGGTGCTATTATCGGCAATCCAAGTTGTAACAGGTTACATTGTATTAACAGTGATAGGTAAAAAGTTTGCCATTATCGCAAGAAAGATGGAAGCTATCACATTAATCGATTATCTGAAAGGACGATATAATCATAAGGGTGTTGTGATTCTTTCCGCATTATGTATTATTATCTTTTTATTTTCAGCAACTGTTGCCCAGTGGGTTGGCGGTGGAAGGTTAATCGAATCGTTAACAGGTCTTTCGTATACAACGTCTTTATTTCTTTTTACATTTTCTGTACTTGTTTACGTGTTAATTGGTGGTTTTCGTGCGGTTGCCTTATCTGATACCTTACTTGGCATTATTATGTTAGTTGGTACAACAATCATTTTAATTGCTACGATCGTTGCTGGTGGCGGCATTGAAAAGATTATGCAAGAACTTGTTCAAATAAATCCAAATTTAATTACACCGTTTGGAGCCGATGGTAGCTTAACGAAAACGTATGTCACATCGTTTTGGATTTTAATAGGTGTAGGTGTGGTCGGTTTACCGCAAATTAGTGTCCGGGCGATGTCATATAAAAACTCAAAAGCAATGCATCAAGCATTAATTATAGGGACGGTTGTTGTTGGTACAATAATGATTGGAATGCATTTAACAGGTGTATTTGCTCGCGTTGTGCTTCCTGGTGTAACTGTTCCAGACAAAGTGATGCCGCTCTTAGCAATGAAAGTATTACCGCCTTGGCTTGCAGGGATCTTTTTAGCTGCTCCTATGGCAGCAATTATGTCAACAGTAAACTCACTCTTGTTACTTGTGAGTTCTTCAATCATAAAGGACATATATGTGAACTATGTCAATGAAAATGCGGCGGCTACGGTGGTGAAAAAAGGGAGTTTATGGATTACTGCCATCGTTGGTTTACTTGTCTATGCCGCGGCGATTAAACCGCCAGATTTCTTAATCTGGTTAAACTTATTTTCTTTTGGTGGTTTAGAAGCGGCCTTTATCTGGCCGATTGTTTTAGGGTTATACTGGAAGAGGGGGAATGCAGTTGGTGCGATTGCCTCCATAATTGTTGGAGTAGGTTCTTATATAATTGTTCATCTCTTTCTCCCAAATCCATTTGGAATCCATACGGTTGTTTTTCCAATCTGTTTTGCTTTCATTGCCTATGTAATTGGTAGTGTGTTAACGGCAAAAAAGTAG
- a CDS encoding IS3 family transposase (programmed frameshift) — protein sequence MSKKVFTEKEIKLLSSNQYVKSVSSKSITYTDKFKRICIEEKEKGKFPRQIFEECGFDVEILGMDRIKAASKRWKKAYNENGISGLRDTRFGNSKRSRERELTLEEKNARLEAQINLLKAENELFKKDSFDRKGAKKVVLLSSQKYILIRSVIETYQLKHMVKYLCGIAGVSRSGYYNYFSVKSQERRHQKDEKDEVVKGLILKAFHFKGRKKGARQIKMTLAGQFQVVYNLKRIRRIMKKYDIICPIRKANPYRRIRKATKEHRVVPNLLNRQFKQGIPGKVLLTDITYLFYGKGQKAYLSVIKDGSTGEISAHHISERMTVKLATDTLLKLKRNKNFQKAKDALIHSDQGIQYTHPNFQKAVKKLGLQQSMSRRGNCWDNAPQESFFGHLKDEASIQACTTLDELKKEIKQYMIYYNYYRYQWNLKKMTPVQYRDHLLQAA from the exons ATGAGTAAAAAGGTTTTTACAGAGAAAGAAATTAAGCTGTTATCATCTAATCAATATGTTAAATCTGTCAGTTCAAAAAGTATCACATATACGGATAAATTTAAGCGTATATGTATTGAGGAAAAAGAGAAAGGCAAGTTTCCAAGACAAATCTTTGAAGAATGTGGGTTTGATGTAGAAATCTTAGGAATGGATAGAATTAAGGCAGCGAGTAAAAGATGGAAAAAGGCTTACAATGAAAATGGGATTAGCGGCCTACGTGACACTAGATTTGGAAATTCAAAGCGTTCTAGAGAAAGAGAACTGACTCTAGAGGAGAAAAACGCTCGCTTAGAAGCTCAAATTAACTTACTAAAGGCAGAAAATGAACTGT TTAAAAAAGATTCGTTTGATAGAAAGGGGGCTAAAAAAGTAGTCCTTCTTTCTAGCCAAAAATATATCCTGATTCGTTCAGTGATAGAAACATATCAACTCAAACATATGGTGAAATACCTATGTGGAATAGCCGGTGTCTCAAGAAGCGGTTATTATAACTATTTCTCTGTGAAATCACAGGAACGAAGACATCAAAAAGATGAAAAGGATGAGGTAGTAAAAGGGCTCATCCTAAAAGCCTTCCATTTCAAAGGTCGTAAGAAAGGGGCTCGCCAAATCAAAATGACTTTGGCGGGTCAATTTCAGGTTGTCTACAATTTGAAACGTATACGACGAATCATGAAGAAATACGACATTATATGCCCAATTAGAAAGGCAAATCCTTATAGACGAATTAGGAAAGCTACAAAAGAACATCGAGTTGTGCCAAACCTATTGAATCGCCAATTTAAGCAAGGAATCCCTGGTAAAGTCCTCCTAACAGATATCACATATTTATTTTATGGAAAAGGTCAGAAAGCCTACTTATCAGTCATTAAAGATGGTTCAACTGGTGAAATTTCAGCCCATCATATATCAGAACGTATGACTGTAAAATTAGCTACAGATACTCTTCTAAAGTTAAAAAGGAACAAAAACTTTCAGAAAGCCAAAGATGCCTTGATTCACTCAGATCAGGGAATTCAGTATACGCACCCTAATTTTCAAAAAGCAGTTAAGAAACTAGGATTACAACAATCCATGTCAAGAAGAGGAAACTGTTGGGATAACGCTCCCCAAGAATCTTTCTTTGGCCATCTTAAAGATGAAGCTTCTATTCAAGCATGTACAACTCTAGATGAATTAAAAAAAGAAATTAAACAATATATGATCTACTACAATTATTACAGATATCAATGGAATTTAAAAAAGATGACTCCTGTGCAATACAGAGATCATCTTCTTCAAGCTGCCTAG
- a CDS encoding DoxX family membrane protein → MFIDFLRNDKRALFILLPLRLYLGYTWLSAGIGKLLGQSFDASGFLKGAIAKAGGDHPAVQGWWADFLQNFALPNADLFSFLVQWGEILVGLGLLLGGLTKTAAFFGIAMNAAFLLSGTVSTNPNMMLLSILILVAGYNAGRIGLDGYVFQKVFHKNNSNPNPSARKFAS, encoded by the coding sequence ATGTTTATTGATTTTTTACGCAATGATAAAAGAGCACTATTTATCCTGTTACCGCTTCGTTTATATTTAGGATATACATGGTTATCTGCCGGTATAGGTAAGCTTTTGGGGCAATCATTTGATGCAAGCGGATTTTTAAAAGGAGCAATTGCAAAAGCTGGCGGAGATCATCCAGCTGTACAAGGCTGGTGGGCTGATTTCCTACAAAATTTCGCGCTTCCAAATGCCGATTTATTTAGTTTCCTTGTACAATGGGGAGAAATTTTAGTTGGACTTGGACTTCTTCTAGGTGGGTTAACAAAAACAGCTGCATTTTTCGGAATTGCCATGAATGCCGCTTTCTTATTAAGTGGAACTGTCAGCACAAATCCAAATATGATGCTGTTATCCATACTCATTTTAGTAGCCGGATATAATGCCGGACGTATCGGTTTAGATGGGTATGTTTTTCAAAAGGTTTTCCATAAAAACAATAGTAATCCAAACCCTTCAGCACGGAAATTCGCATCATAA
- a CDS encoding serine hydrolase: MKKVIVCAGIISVFILLISGNFLVEKVWSSNNDDAQYIASFVEEHKDEKNSALLIKRNDKVVYSVNPDVVLPVASTMKLIVALEFTKQVVDGRIDPNTIVSIDDVNRYYIPNTDGGAQDRWQRYLIRTEKMDENTVSLEEVAKGMVKFSSNANTEYLMDRLGLDHINQNLQNLSLPSHQPLFPIVSSLYIPGYLHKELHVPKYKLEKKLKEMSPEEYRGYAVLIHERLKEKGPLLQKEIPLFLEEKYEKIWSDKLPAASANDYMVLLEKANHKKGLTKEEEQEWASLVETDMKAKKYRKSFRHAGQKNGYTPWTLAKAVYATDKPGNCTEIVFLANNLEEDDSAELRKHLRNLHFQVLQSEKYKATVIK, encoded by the coding sequence TTGAAGAAAGTTATAGTATGTGCTGGAATCATTAGTGTATTCATATTGCTTATATCGGGTAACTTTTTAGTGGAAAAAGTTTGGAGTTCAAATAACGATGATGCTCAATATATTGCTTCGTTTGTTGAAGAACATAAAGATGAAAAAAACAGTGCCCTACTTATAAAACGAAATGATAAAGTTGTTTATTCTGTGAATCCGGATGTTGTATTACCTGTCGCAAGTACGATGAAATTAATTGTCGCATTAGAATTTACGAAACAGGTTGTAGATGGGAGAATTGATCCGAATACCATTGTATCTATTGATGATGTGAATCGCTATTATATTCCGAATACAGATGGTGGTGCACAGGATCGTTGGCAAAGATATTTAATAAGAACAGAGAAAATGGATGAAAATACAGTTTCTTTAGAAGAAGTTGCTAAAGGTATGGTGAAATTTAGTTCAAATGCGAATACTGAATATTTAATGGATCGACTTGGGTTAGATCATATTAATCAAAATTTACAAAATCTATCATTGCCTTCACATCAACCTTTATTTCCTATCGTTTCTTCTTTATATATTCCAGGATATTTGCATAAAGAATTACATGTTCCGAAATATAAACTGGAAAAGAAGTTAAAAGAAATGTCTCCAGAAGAATATCGTGGCTATGCAGTACTGATACATGAGCGTTTGAAGGAAAAAGGACCATTATTACAAAAAGAAATTCCTTTGTTTTTAGAAGAAAAATATGAAAAAATCTGGTCGGATAAATTGCCAGCTGCTTCAGCCAATGATTATATGGTACTACTTGAAAAAGCGAATCATAAAAAAGGTCTTACAAAAGAAGAAGAACAAGAGTGGGCAAGTCTTGTTGAAACAGACATGAAAGCAAAAAAGTATCGCAAATCGTTCCGTCATGCAGGGCAAAAAAATGGCTATACACCGTGGACGTTAGCAAAAGCAGTGTATGCAACGGATAAACCTGGAAATTGTACAGAAATTGTATTTTTAGCAAATAACTTAGAAGAAGATGATAGTGCAGAGTTACGCAAGCACTTACGTAACTTGCATTTTCAAGTGTTGCAGAGCGAAAAATATAAAGCAACTGTTATTAAATAA
- a CDS encoding YhdT family protein: MKDYHDDPRFRIAHREAWIGLGLAVINFMIWYGFAYGLGSKDPKEYTYVLGFPAWFFYSCIVGFIVMVILLVVVIHFVFQDISLDEEEKSEE; encoded by the coding sequence ATGAAGGATTATCATGATGATCCGCGCTTTCGAATTGCCCATAGAGAAGCTTGGATTGGTCTTGGACTTGCTGTCATTAATTTTATGATATGGTATGGCTTTGCTTATGGGCTTGGAAGTAAAGATCCAAAGGAATATACATATGTATTAGGCTTTCCAGCGTGGTTTTTTTATAGTTGTATAGTCGGTTTTATTGTAATGGTTATACTTCTTGTTGTTGTTATACATTTTGTATTTCAAGATATTTCGCTCGATGAGGAAGAAAAAAGTGAGGAATGA